In Pseudomonas sp. PDM14, a genomic segment contains:
- a CDS encoding MerR family transcriptional regulator — MLEPSHNDELPPIPGKRYFTIGEVSDLCAVKPHVLRYWEQEFPQLNPVKRKGNRRYYQRQDVLMIRQIRALLYEQGFTIGGARQRMSGDEAKDDTTQYKQLIRQMIAELEDVLVVLRK; from the coding sequence ATGCTGGAACCAAGTCATAACGACGAGCTACCGCCCATCCCTGGCAAACGTTACTTCACCATCGGTGAGGTAAGCGATCTCTGCGCCGTCAAACCACACGTTTTGCGCTACTGGGAGCAGGAGTTTCCTCAGCTCAATCCGGTTAAGCGTAAAGGTAACCGTCGCTACTACCAGCGCCAGGATGTTCTGATGATTCGTCAGATCCGCGCGCTGCTGTACGAGCAGGGTTTCACCATAGGCGGCGCTAGGCAGCGCATGTCGGGCGATGAAGCCAAGGACGATACAACGCAGTACAAGCAGCTGATCCGGCAGATGATTGCCGAGCTGGAAGATGTGCTCGTGGTGCTACGCAAGTAA
- the ihfA gene encoding integration host factor subunit alpha, which translates to MGALTKAEMAERLYEELGLNKREAKELVELFFEEIRHALEDNEQVKLSGFGNFDLRDKRQRPGRNPKTGEEIPITARRVVTFRPGQKLKARVEAYAGTKS; encoded by the coding sequence ATGGGGGCTCTGACGAAAGCTGAGATGGCGGAACGTCTGTATGAAGAGCTGGGCCTGAATAAACGGGAAGCCAAGGAATTGGTGGAGCTGTTTTTCGAAGAAATCCGTCACGCGCTGGAAGATAACGAGCAGGTCAAATTGTCCGGTTTCGGAAATTTCGACCTGCGCGACAAGCGTCAGCGTCCCGGACGTAATCCGAAAACAGGCGAAGAAATCCCAATCACGGCTCGCCGTGTCGTCACTTTTCGTCCAGGCCAGAAACTAAAGGCCAGAGTTGAGGCATATGCTGGAACCAAGTCATAA
- the pheT gene encoding phenylalanine--tRNA ligase subunit beta: protein MKFSEQWLRSWVNPAVSRDELVARLSMVGLEVDSVTPAAGAFSGIVIGEILSTEQHPDADKLRVCQVSNGSETFQVVCGAPNARPGIKIPFAMIGAELPGDFKIKKAKLRGVESNGMLCSASELQISDDDSGLMELAVDAPVGGNIREYLGLDDASIELGLTPNRGDCLSLAGLAREVGAIYGAPVSPVTIAPVVAVHDEVRSVDVLAPQACPRYLGRVIRNVDLSKPTPLWMVERLRRSDIRSIDAAVDITNYVMIELGQPMHAFDLAEINGGIRVRMAEEGEKLVLLDGQEATLRADTLVIADHQRALAIAGVMGGEHSGVSATTRDLFLESAFFDTIALAGKARSYGLHTDSSHRFERGVDSQLARQAIERATALLLEIVGGEAGPVIETVSQANLPAIAPITLRAERINQMLGMEMDTAEVERLLTALGLGVTVQGTGVWQVTVPSHRFDISLEVDLIEELGRLYGYNRLPVRYPQARLAPQAKAEARAELPALRRLLVARGYQEAITYSFIDPKLFSLFNPGVEPLQLANPISADMAAMRSSLWPGLVKALEHNLNRQQSRVRLFESGLRFVGQLDGLQQEATLAGVISGSRLPEGWANGRDSVDFYDLKADVEALLGYAGSAEAFSFVPGEHPALHPGQTARIEREGRLVGYLGALHPELVKALGLSQSVFLFELVLAEVAAGRMPAFSELSRFPEVRRDLALIADRELPAESVLAAIREAAGEWLTDLRLFDVYHGKGIDPHRKSLAVGLTWQHPSRTLNDDEVNTTTQKILTSLEERFNATLRK from the coding sequence ATGAAATTCAGTGAACAGTGGCTGCGCAGCTGGGTGAACCCGGCCGTTTCGCGCGATGAGTTGGTGGCTCGCCTGTCCATGGTTGGCCTCGAGGTGGACAGTGTCACCCCGGCCGCCGGAGCGTTCAGTGGCATCGTCATTGGCGAGATCCTCAGCACCGAGCAGCACCCCGATGCGGACAAGCTGCGCGTGTGTCAGGTCAGCAATGGCAGCGAGACCTTCCAGGTCGTCTGCGGTGCACCGAACGCGCGCCCAGGTATCAAGATTCCTTTCGCCATGATCGGCGCCGAGTTGCCGGGCGACTTCAAGATCAAGAAGGCCAAGCTGCGTGGCGTCGAGTCCAACGGTATGCTGTGCTCGGCTTCCGAGCTGCAGATCAGTGACGACGACAGCGGCTTGATGGAACTGGCTGTCGATGCGCCTGTAGGCGGCAATATCCGTGAATACCTTGGTCTGGACGATGCCAGCATTGAGCTGGGCCTGACGCCGAACCGTGGTGACTGCCTGTCGTTGGCTGGCTTGGCGCGTGAAGTTGGTGCCATTTATGGTGCGCCGGTTTCGCCGGTCACCATTGCGCCGGTTGTGGCTGTGCACGACGAGGTTCGCTCGGTCGATGTGCTCGCTCCGCAGGCATGCCCGCGCTACCTCGGTCGGGTGATCCGCAATGTCGATCTGAGCAAGCCGACTCCGTTATGGATGGTCGAGCGCCTGCGCCGTTCCGATATCCGCAGCATCGATGCAGCCGTCGACATCACCAACTACGTGATGATCGAGCTTGGCCAGCCGATGCATGCCTTCGACCTTGCCGAGATCAATGGCGGGATTCGCGTACGCATGGCGGAAGAGGGTGAGAAGCTGGTGCTGCTGGATGGCCAGGAGGCCACGCTGCGTGCCGATACCCTCGTCATCGCCGACCACCAGCGCGCCTTGGCCATCGCCGGTGTCATGGGTGGCGAACACAGTGGTGTCAGCGCCACGACACGTGATCTGTTCCTTGAAAGCGCGTTCTTCGACACCATCGCTCTGGCCGGCAAGGCTCGCTCCTACGGTCTGCACACCGATTCGTCGCATCGCTTCGAGAGGGGTGTCGATTCGCAACTGGCGCGCCAGGCTATCGAGCGTGCGACGGCATTGTTGCTGGAAATCGTCGGTGGCGAAGCCGGCCCGGTTATCGAGACCGTCAGTCAGGCGAACCTGCCAGCGATTGCGCCGATCACCCTGCGCGCTGAACGCATCAACCAGATGCTTGGCATGGAGATGGATACAGCTGAAGTCGAGCGTCTGCTGACTGCATTGGGGCTTGGCGTTACCGTGCAAGGCACAGGTGTCTGGCAGGTCACCGTGCCAAGCCATCGTTTCGATATCAGCCTGGAAGTCGATCTGATCGAGGAGTTGGGCCGTCTCTACGGCTACAACCGTCTGCCAGTGCGTTACCCGCAGGCGCGTCTGGCACCGCAGGCCAAGGCCGAAGCCCGTGCCGAGCTACCGGCGCTGCGCCGCCTGCTGGTGGCACGTGGCTATCAGGAAGCGATTACCTACAGCTTCATCGATCCCAAGCTGTTTTCCCTGTTCAATCCAGGTGTAGAGCCGCTGCAACTGGCCAACCCGATTTCTGCCGACATGGCGGCGATGCGCTCGTCGCTGTGGCCGGGTCTGGTCAAGGCGCTGGAGCACAACCTCAATCGCCAGCAATCGCGTGTGCGCCTATTCGAAAGTGGCTTGCGCTTCGTTGGGCAGCTCGATGGGTTGCAGCAGGAAGCAACGCTGGCCGGCGTCATCAGCGGCAGCCGCCTGCCAGAGGGGTGGGCCAACGGCCGTGATAGCGTCGATTTCTATGACCTGAAAGCTGACGTCGAAGCGCTGCTGGGGTATGCCGGCTCGGCCGAGGCGTTCAGCTTTGTACCAGGCGAGCATCCGGCGCTGCATCCAGGCCAGACCGCGCGTATCGAGCGGGAAGGGCGGCTGGTCGGCTATCTCGGTGCCTTACACCCTGAGCTGGTCAAGGCGCTGGGGCTGAGTCAGTCGGTGTTTCTCTTCGAGCTGGTACTGGCTGAAGTGGCCGCCGGCCGTATGCCTGCATTCAGCGAGCTGTCGCGCTTCCCGGAAGTACGCCGTGACCTGGCATTGATCGCGGATCGCGAGCTGCCTGCGGAGTCCGTGCTGGCTGCCATCCGTGAAGCAGCTGGCGAATGGTTGACTGACCTCAGACTGTTTGACGTGTATCACGGTAAAGGCATTGATCCACATAGAAAAAGCCTTGCAGTCGGCTTGACCTGGCAGCATCCATCGCGCACTCTTAATGACGATGAGGTGAATACGACAACGCAAAAGATCCTCACCTCGCTGGAAGAAAGGTTCAACGCCACGTTAAGGAAGTAG
- the pheS gene encoding phenylalanine--tRNA ligase subunit alpha — protein MENLDALVSQALEAVQQTEDVNALELLRVQYLGKKGELTALMQTLGKLSAEERPQAGALINAAKNSVQDALNARKSVLEQALLAEKLASERIDVTLPGRGQISGGLHPVTRTLERVEQFFTHIGYRVAEGPEVEDDYHNFEALNIPGHHPARAMHDTFYFNANMLLRTHTSPVQVRTMESQQPPIRIVCPGRVYRCDSDITHSPMFHQVEGLLIDEDISFADLKGTIEEFLRVFFEKPLGVRFRPSFFPFTEPSAEVDMQCVMCSGNGCRVCKQTGWLEVMGCGMVHPNVLRMSGIDPEKYSGFAFGMGVERLAMLRYGVNDLRLFFDNDLRFLAQFR, from the coding sequence ATGGAAAACCTGGATGCATTGGTCTCGCAAGCGCTTGAGGCCGTGCAACAAACCGAAGACGTCAACGCCCTGGAGTTGCTCCGGGTCCAGTATCTCGGCAAGAAGGGCGAGCTAACTGCCCTGATGCAAACCCTCGGTAAGCTTTCGGCCGAAGAGCGTCCTCAGGCCGGCGCCTTGATCAATGCCGCCAAGAATTCGGTTCAGGATGCGCTGAACGCCCGTAAATCCGTGCTTGAGCAGGCGCTGCTCGCCGAGAAGCTGGCTTCCGAACGCATTGATGTAACCCTGCCAGGTCGCGGCCAGATTTCTGGTGGCCTGCATCCGGTTACCCGTACGCTCGAGCGTGTCGAACAGTTCTTTACCCATATCGGTTACCGCGTGGCGGAAGGGCCGGAGGTCGAAGACGACTATCACAACTTCGAGGCGCTCAATATCCCCGGCCACCACCCGGCTCGGGCGATGCACGACACCTTCTATTTCAACGCGAACATGCTGCTGCGCACCCACACCTCGCCGGTTCAGGTGCGCACCATGGAGTCGCAGCAGCCGCCGATCCGCATTGTCTGCCCCGGCCGCGTATACCGCTGCGACTCCGATATCACCCATTCGCCGATGTTCCATCAGGTCGAAGGCCTGCTGATCGACGAGGACATCAGCTTCGCCGACCTCAAGGGCACCATCGAGGAGTTCCTTCGTGTGTTCTTCGAGAAGCCGCTGGGCGTGCGCTTCCGTCCCTCGTTCTTCCCGTTTACCGAGCCGTCGGCTGAAGTCGACATGCAGTGCGTGATGTGTAGCGGCAATGGCTGCCGCGTTTGCAAACAGACCGGTTGGCTGGAAGTGATGGGCTGCGGCATGGTGCATCCTAACGTGCTGCGCATGTCCGGTATCGATCCCGAGAAATACTCCGGCTTCGCCTTCGGCATGGGCGTCGAGCGCCTGGCCATGCTGCGTTATGGCGTCAATGACTTGCGCCTGTTCTTCGATAACGACCTGCGTTTCCTGGCGCAATTTCGCTAG
- the rplT gene encoding 50S ribosomal protein L20: MARVKRGVIARARHKKILKLAKGYYGARSRVFRVAKQAVIKAGQYAYRDRRQRKRQFRALWIARINAGARVNGLSYSRLIAGLKKAAIEIDRKVLADLAVNEKAAFAAIVEKAKAVLA; the protein is encoded by the coding sequence ATGGCTCGTGTTAAGCGTGGCGTTATCGCTCGTGCCCGTCACAAGAAAATTCTGAAACTCGCTAAAGGCTACTACGGCGCTCGTTCGCGCGTGTTCCGTGTTGCCAAGCAGGCTGTGATCAAGGCAGGCCAATACGCCTACCGTGACCGCCGTCAGCGGAAGCGTCAGTTCCGCGCTCTGTGGATCGCTCGTATCAATGCTGGTGCTCGTGTCAACGGTCTGTCCTACAGCCGTCTGATCGCTGGCCTGAAAAAAGCGGCCATCGAAATCGATCGCAAAGTTCTGGCCGATCTGGCAGTGAACGAAAAAGCGGCGTTTGCTGCGATTGTCGAGAAAGCTAAGGCCGTACTGGCTTAA
- the rpmI gene encoding 50S ribosomal protein L35 has protein sequence MPKMKTKSGAAKRFLKTATGFKHKHAFKSHILTKMSTKRKRHLRGSTMVHPSDVAKVARMLRVR, from the coding sequence ATGCCAAAGATGAAAACCAAGAGTGGTGCCGCGAAGCGTTTTCTCAAAACCGCTACCGGCTTCAAACACAAACACGCTTTCAAGAGCCACATCCTGACCAAGATGTCCACTAAGCGTAAGCGTCACCTGCGCGGTAGCACCATGGTGCACCCGTCGGACGTAGCTAAAGTGGCGCGCATGCTGCGCGTTCGTTAA
- the infC gene encoding translation initiation factor IF-3: protein MIIKREMRQDKRAAPKAPINENISAREVRLIGADGEQIGIVSIDEALRVADEAKLDLVEISADAVPPVCRIMDYGKHLFEKKKQAAIAKKNQHQQQIKEIKFRPGTEEGDYQVKLRNLVRFLEEGDKAKVSLRFRGREMAHQELGMELLKRVEADLAELGTVEQHPKLEGRQLMMVIAPKKRK, encoded by the coding sequence ATCATTATTAAGCGTGAAATGAGACAAGATAAACGAGCTGCACCTAAAGCACCGATCAACGAGAATATCTCGGCCCGCGAGGTTCGGTTAATTGGTGCTGATGGCGAGCAGATTGGCATCGTCTCGATTGATGAAGCGCTGAGAGTGGCCGATGAGGCTAAGCTCGATCTGGTAGAAATCTCTGCTGATGCAGTTCCTCCCGTTTGCCGGATCATGGATTACGGCAAACACCTCTTCGAGAAGAAGAAGCAGGCTGCGATCGCCAAGAAGAACCAGCACCAGCAGCAGATTAAAGAAATCAAGTTTCGTCCAGGGACGGAAGAAGGGGATTACCAGGTAAAGCTACGCAACCTGGTACGTTTCCTTGAAGAAGGGGACAAGGCCAAGGTATCGCTAAGATTCCGCGGTCGTGAGATGGCCCACCAGGAACTGGGCATGGAGCTGTTGAAGCGGGTCGAAGCTGACCTTGCCGAACTCGGCACCGTTGAACAGCATCCTAAGCTGGAAGGACGCCAGCTGATGATGGTCATCGCTCCCAAGAAGCGTAAATAA
- the thrS gene encoding threonine--tRNA ligase has translation MPIITLPDGSQRTFDRPVSVLEVAQSIGAGLAKATLAGKVDGRQVDACDVIENDATLQIITPKDQEGLEIIRHSCAHLVGHAVKQLYPDAKMVIGPVIEEGFYYDIAIGRPFTPDDMAAIEKRMAELIDHDYDVIKKMTPRAEVIEVFKARGEEYKLRLIDDMPDEQAMGLYYHEEYVDMCRGPHVPNTRFLKAFKLTRISGAYWRGDSKNEQLQRVYGTAWADKKQLAAYIQRIEEAEKRDHRRIGKQLDLFHLQEEAPGMVFWHPNGWTLYQVLEQYMRQVQREHGYVEVRTPQVVDRILWERSGHWSNYAENMFTTSSENRDYAVKPMNCPCHVQIFNQGLKSYRDLPLRLAEFGACHRNEPSGALHGIMRVRGFTQDDAHIFCTEDQVKKEAADFIKLTLQVYADFGFSDISMKLSTRPAKRVGSDELWDRAETALADALNESGLEWEYQPGEGAFYGPKIEFTLKDCLGRNWQCGTLQYDPNLPERLDASYIAEDNNRKRPVMLHRAILGSFERFVGMLIEHYAGAFPAWLAPHQAVVMNITDKQADFALEVEKTLNQSGFRAKSDLRNEKIGFKIREHTLLKVPYLLVIGDREVETRSVAVRTREGVDLGSMPLEQFADQLKQAVSRRGRQDSE, from the coding sequence ATGCCCATCATTACTCTTCCCGACGGCAGTCAACGCACTTTCGATCGTCCCGTTTCCGTGCTCGAGGTGGCCCAGTCCATCGGTGCCGGTCTGGCCAAGGCCACCCTGGCCGGCAAGGTCGACGGCAGGCAGGTGGATGCCTGCGACGTGATCGAGAACGACGCGACCCTGCAGATCATCACGCCGAAAGATCAGGAGGGCCTGGAGATCATCCGCCACTCCTGCGCGCACCTGGTTGGCCATGCGGTCAAGCAGCTGTACCCGGACGCCAAGATGGTGATCGGCCCGGTCATCGAAGAAGGCTTCTATTACGACATCGCCATCGGTCGGCCCTTCACCCCGGACGACATGGCTGCCATCGAAAAGCGCATGGCCGAGCTGATCGACCATGACTACGACGTCATCAAGAAAATGACCCCGCGTGCGGAGGTCATCGAGGTGTTCAAGGCGCGTGGCGAAGAGTACAAGCTGCGCCTGATCGACGACATGCCGGACGAGCAGGCCATGGGCCTGTACTACCACGAAGAATACGTCGACATGTGCCGCGGTCCGCACGTGCCGAATACCCGCTTCCTCAAGGCTTTCAAACTGACCCGTATTTCCGGCGCCTACTGGCGTGGCGACTCGAAGAACGAGCAGCTGCAGCGCGTGTACGGTACCGCCTGGGCGGACAAGAAGCAGCTGGCGGCCTATATCCAGCGCATCGAGGAAGCTGAGAAACGCGACCATCGCCGCATCGGCAAGCAGCTGGACCTGTTCCACCTGCAGGAAGAAGCGCCGGGCATGGTGTTCTGGCACCCGAACGGCTGGACCCTGTACCAGGTGCTGGAGCAGTACATGCGCCAGGTACAGCGCGAGCACGGCTATGTCGAAGTGCGCACGCCGCAGGTGGTCGACCGCATCCTCTGGGAGCGCTCGGGTCACTGGTCGAACTACGCCGAGAACATGTTCACCACCAGTTCGGAAAACCGCGACTACGCGGTGAAGCCGATGAACTGCCCGTGCCACGTGCAGATCTTCAACCAGGGCCTGAAGTCCTACCGCGACCTGCCGCTGCGTCTGGCCGAATTCGGTGCCTGCCACCGCAACGAGCCGTCTGGCGCGCTGCACGGAATCATGCGTGTGCGTGGCTTCACCCAGGACGACGCGCACATTTTCTGCACCGAAGATCAGGTGAAGAAAGAGGCCGCGGACTTCATCAAGCTGACGTTGCAGGTGTATGCGGACTTCGGTTTCTCCGATATCTCGATGAAACTGTCCACTCGTCCGGCTAAACGTGTAGGTTCCGACGAGCTGTGGGATCGCGCCGAAACGGCTCTGGCCGATGCGCTCAACGAGTCGGGTCTGGAGTGGGAATACCAGCCGGGCGAGGGCGCTTTTTACGGTCCGAAGATCGAGTTCACCCTCAAGGACTGCCTCGGTCGTAACTGGCAATGCGGTACCCTGCAGTACGATCCGAACCTTCCGGAGCGGCTGGATGCCAGCTATATCGCCGAAGATAACAACCGCAAGCGTCCGGTGATGTTGCACCGCGCGATCCTCGGTTCCTTCGAGCGTTTCGTCGGCATGCTGATCGAGCACTACGCTGGTGCCTTCCCGGCCTGGCTCGCGCCGCATCAGGCCGTGGTGATGAATATCACAGATAAACAGGCCGATTTTGCCCTTGAGGTAGAGAAAACTCTCAACCAAAGCGGCTTCCGTGCCAAGTCCGACTTGAGAAACGAGAAAATCGGCTTTAAAATCCGCGAGCATACTTTGCTCAAGGTTCCCTATCTCTTGGTTATCGGAGATCGGGAGGTTGAGACACGATCCGTTGCTGTGCGAACCCGCGAAGGCGTCGATCTGGGCTCCATGCCCCTCGAGCAATTCGCCGATCAGCTCAAGCAAGCGGTTTCCCGGCGTGGTCGCCAAGATTCGGAGTAA
- a CDS encoding PAS domain-containing protein — MNLVQACRNGLFQLFMRQPPAARDEDFDDLPLALLCFDGDGTLLRVNRAWQELSGYRAGDCLRRDFRQFLHIEDRTLWSQALRDAQPLWTGSLRCLGRGGQLCWVEVRLRRRPGGFVASLADVSTQVPQRQQLQARHRSLSNLLDGLPLMVYRCRNNRSWSMEYVSAGCRELTGYDPAQLIDSHSLTFNSLIHPQDRERVWRSVQDGLGAGQAFAFDYRLLCANGTQKQVSERGCGIYSDLGEVLGLEGVVMERVQEHRLPSGGAERAVDPLER; from the coding sequence ATGAACCTGGTGCAGGCCTGCCGCAATGGCTTGTTCCAGCTGTTCATGCGGCAACCGCCGGCTGCGCGTGACGAGGATTTCGACGACTTGCCGCTGGCCCTGCTGTGTTTCGATGGCGACGGTACGCTGTTGCGCGTCAATCGTGCCTGGCAGGAGCTGAGCGGCTATCGCGCGGGTGACTGCCTGCGCCGCGATTTCCGCCAGTTTCTGCATATCGAGGACCGTACGCTCTGGTCGCAGGCACTACGCGACGCTCAGCCGTTATGGACAGGCAGCCTGCGCTGCCTGGGGCGTGGCGGCCAACTGTGCTGGGTCGAGGTGCGCCTGCGTCGGCGGCCGGGCGGTTTCGTCGCCAGCCTCGCGGATGTCAGCACCCAGGTGCCGCAACGCCAGCAGTTGCAGGCCCGCCATCGCAGTCTGAGCAACCTGCTCGATGGCTTGCCGCTGATGGTCTATCGCTGCCGCAACAACCGCAGCTGGAGCATGGAATACGTCAGTGCCGGCTGCCGCGAGCTGACCGGCTACGACCCCGCGCAACTGATCGACAGCCACAGCCTGACCTTCAACAGCCTGATCCATCCCCAGGATCGTGAGCGCGTCTGGCGCAGTGTGCAGGACGGGCTGGGTGCCGGACAGGCGTTCGCCTTCGACTACCGGCTGCTGTGTGCCAACGGCACGCAGAAACAGGTCAGCGAGCGCGGCTGCGGCATCTACTCGGACCTCGGGGAAGTGCTGGGGCTGGAGGGCGTGGTGATGGAGCGCGTGCAGGAGCATCGTTTGCCAAGCGGCGGGGCTGAACGGGCTGTCGATCCGCTCGAGCGCTGA
- the narL gene encoding two-component system response regulator NarL, with protein sequence MSAPLELLLIDDHPMLRRGLAELFESSGEFRVVGSVSHGSEGVELARRLKPDMVLLDLHMPGMDGLGTLDAIKRSQPECRVMVLTASSARDDLLAALRAGADGYLLKDSEPESLLAAVCACASGQSRLDPTLTAMLANSLRERGVAVEAVHVDLTERERQTLALISEGFSNKLIARQLGISDGTVKIYVKHLLSKLNLRSRLELAAWAHRSGALAYTELPR encoded by the coding sequence ATGAGCGCGCCCCTCGAGCTGCTGCTGATCGACGATCACCCGATGCTGCGTCGCGGGCTGGCAGAGCTGTTCGAGTCCAGCGGCGAGTTTCGCGTGGTCGGCAGCGTCTCCCATGGCAGCGAGGGCGTCGAGCTGGCGCGGCGGCTGAAACCGGACATGGTCCTGCTCGACCTGCACATGCCGGGCATGGACGGCCTCGGCACGCTAGATGCGATCAAGCGCAGCCAGCCGGAGTGCCGGGTGATGGTGCTGACGGCTTCGTCGGCGCGTGATGACCTGCTCGCGGCCCTGCGTGCCGGTGCCGATGGTTACCTGCTCAAGGACAGCGAGCCGGAAAGCCTGCTGGCGGCGGTGTGTGCCTGTGCCAGTGGGCAGAGCCGGCTCGATCCGACGCTGACCGCGATGCTTGCCAACAGCCTGCGCGAGCGCGGCGTGGCGGTAGAGGCGGTGCATGTCGACCTCACCGAGCGCGAGCGGCAGACCCTGGCGCTGATCAGCGAGGGCTTCAGCAACAAGCTGATCGCGCGCCAGTTGGGCATCAGCGACGGCACGGTGAAGATCTACGTCAAGCACCTGCTGAGCAAGCTCAACCTGCGTTCGCGCCTGGAGTTGGCCGCCTGGGCGCACCGCAGCGGCGCGCTCGCCTACACGGAGCTGCCGCGATGA
- a CDS encoding sensor histidine kinase has protein sequence MYQLLLRALSFERPRRRPRQSPSSEQLLLELPLRLLQQAGSDAPLLELLPRLADALGAEALTLLLPHAHAPGWRWLGQQHDAQQACPRHAAELPVPGGVQLCRACLDTGRFRVLGGLQVEEGRPALLLADFARQPGEPQRVALREVVGRLGEVLHAFAEDRHLRRRELRAERGVLARELHDSVAQQLGYLQIRSCRLQTVLDDPQQREAAGMMLDDLRETLQVLHRQVRELISSARLTMDGRTLRQALEASVEEFSRRSGCVFDLDNRLPASSLPPEGELQVLQIVREALANVVRHSHARQVWIRLHARGGGVEVEVRDDGVGLPEQLAESGHFGLHIMRERAAAIGAELCIGPADGGGTRVRLRWGRP, from the coding sequence ATGTATCAATTGCTGTTGCGCGCATTGTCGTTCGAGCGCCCTCGTCGACGCCCGCGCCAGTCGCCGTCATCTGAGCAACTGCTGCTCGAGCTGCCTCTGCGCCTGTTGCAACAGGCCGGCAGTGATGCGCCCTTGCTGGAGTTGTTGCCGCGCCTGGCCGATGCACTTGGCGCCGAGGCGCTGACTCTGCTGCTACCGCACGCACACGCGCCAGGCTGGCGCTGGCTTGGCCAGCAGCATGATGCTCAGCAGGCCTGTCCGCGGCATGCTGCCGAGCTGCCGGTGCCCGGTGGCGTGCAACTGTGTCGCGCCTGTCTGGATACGGGGCGTTTCCGGGTGCTCGGTGGTTTGCAGGTCGAAGAGGGGCGCCCCGCGTTGCTTCTGGCGGACTTCGCACGCCAGCCGGGCGAACCGCAGCGGGTTGCACTGCGCGAGGTCGTCGGTCGGCTGGGCGAGGTGCTGCATGCCTTTGCCGAGGATCGCCATCTGCGTCGCCGTGAACTGCGCGCCGAGCGCGGGGTGCTGGCGCGCGAGCTGCACGATTCGGTGGCGCAGCAACTCGGCTACCTGCAGATCCGCAGTTGCCGCCTGCAGACTGTGCTGGACGACCCGCAGCAGCGCGAGGCCGCCGGGATGATGCTCGACGACCTGCGCGAGACGCTGCAGGTGTTGCATCGGCAGGTGCGCGAGCTGATCAGCAGCGCACGGCTGACCATGGATGGCCGGACTCTGCGTCAGGCCCTGGAGGCGTCGGTGGAGGAGTTCTCGCGGCGCAGTGGTTGCGTGTTCGATCTCGACAACCGCCTGCCCGCCAGCAGCCTGCCGCCCGAAGGCGAATTGCAGGTGCTGCAGATCGTTCGTGAAGCGCTGGCCAATGTCGTGCGCCATTCCCACGCGCGGCAGGTGTGGATCCGTCTGCATGCCCGTGGTGGCGGTGTCGAGGTCGAGGTGCGCGACGACGGCGTGGGCCTGCCGGAGCAGCTTGCGGAGAGTGGCCACTTCGGCCTGCACATCATGCGTGAGCGCGCTGCGGCCATCGGTGCTGAACTGTGCATCGGTCCGGCAGACGGTGGCGGCACGCGTGTGCGGCTGCGCTGGGGGCGACCATGA